From Acidicapsa acidisoli, the proteins below share one genomic window:
- a CDS encoding MarR family winged helix-turn-helix transcriptional regulator, with translation MAANSQGSEQAPSFSSPHEEALLNLMRSADCLHRAMQQRLKPSGLTLTQYNVLRILRSARPAGLTCSSIGRMMITPEPDITRLLARLKAQSLLCQQRDLQDRRVVWSRITDLGLEVLGKLDSLVEQGPRELLQELTREELYSLTRLLRKARCCAAGGSSTELQSPVSGKLPSPRSTLLPPHHE, from the coding sequence ATTCTCAGGGATCCGAGCAAGCCCCTAGCTTCTCCAGTCCCCACGAAGAGGCGCTGCTTAACTTAATGCGTTCCGCCGACTGTCTGCATCGCGCAATGCAGCAACGCCTCAAGCCCTCCGGACTCACCCTGACGCAATACAACGTACTGCGAATTCTGAGATCTGCCCGACCCGCCGGTCTGACCTGTTCCTCGATCGGACGCATGATGATTACGCCCGAGCCGGATATCACCCGGCTGCTCGCCCGGTTGAAGGCGCAATCGCTTCTCTGCCAGCAGCGCGACCTTCAGGACCGCAGAGTCGTATGGTCCCGTATCACAGATCTTGGTCTGGAAGTGTTGGGGAAACTGGACAGCTTGGTGGAACAGGGTCCCAGGGAACTCCTTCAGGAGCTCACCCGGGAAGAACTCTATTCATTGACCCGATTACTAAGAAAGGCCCGATGTTGCGCGGCTGGTGGAAGCTCGACCGAACTGCAGTCGCCCGTTAGCGGGAAGCTACCTTCGCCACGATCGACTCTTCTTCCCCCTCACCATGAATAA